One genomic segment of Borrelia coriaceae includes these proteins:
- a CDS encoding EscU/YscU/HrcU family type III secretion system export apparatus switch protein — protein sequence MSEEKLALLIKYDTKFPAPFILAKARGEKALLIKELAKRENIPVVEDKYLSESLFLINEGDFIDSKYFKVVAHILSAVYKLKSNKL from the coding sequence AGTGAAGAAAAATTAGCTTTATTGATTAAATATGATACTAAATTTCCAGCTCCTTTTATTTTAGCTAAGGCTAGAGGGGAGAAAGCTTTACTTATAAAGGAGCTTGCTAAGAGGGAGAATATTCCTGTTGTGGAAGATAAGTATTTATCCGAAAGCTTATTTTTGATTAATGAGGGTGATTTTATTGATTCTAAATATTTTAAAGTAGTTGCGCATATTTTATCTGCTGTGTATAAATTGAAGAGTAATAAGTTATGA
- the coaD gene encoding pantetheine-phosphate adenylyltransferase: MRVALFPGSFDPITWGHIDLVKRASSIFDKVIVLVANNSSKNYLFSDVERYELACEVIASLGWSRVFVDRYDGIILDYALKNDIGFIVRGVRAFHDFEFEFERYVVNNKLSPSIDIVFLPSRDKYLFVRSDLVKELIKNKNFDLSNFIPELVQKKLKSKFIDKLS; the protein is encoded by the coding sequence ATGAGAGTAGCATTATTTCCTGGTTCATTTGATCCTATTACGTGGGGGCATATTGATTTAGTTAAGAGAGCATCATCAATTTTTGATAAAGTTATTGTTCTTGTTGCTAATAATAGTTCTAAGAATTATTTGTTTAGTGATGTTGAGAGATATGAACTTGCTTGTGAGGTTATTGCATCTTTAGGGTGGTCAAGAGTTTTTGTAGATAGGTATGATGGAATTATTTTGGATTATGCTTTAAAGAATGATATTGGTTTTATTGTTAGAGGTGTTAGAGCTTTTCATGATTTTGAATTTGAATTTGAAAGGTATGTTGTTAATAACAAGCTTAGTCCTTCAATAGACATAGTATTTCTACCAAGTCGTGATAAATATCTATTTGTAAGGTCAGATCTTGTTAAAGAATTGATAAAGAATAAAAATTTTGATCTTTCAAATTTTATTCCGGAGTTAGTGCAAAAAAAGTTGAAATCTAAATTTATTGACAAATTATCTTAA
- the rpmF gene encoding 50S ribosomal protein L32, with product MAVPKFKPSKSRSRTRRSVNMRKKIPQLQECSNCGNLTVRHRVCVKCGYYRNNQYLELGL from the coding sequence ATGGCTGTTCCAAAATTTAAGCCTTCAAAGTCTAGAAGTAGGACGAGGCGCAGTGTAAATATGAGGAAAAAAATCCCTCAACTTCAAGAGTGTTCAAATTGTGGTAATCTTACAGTAAGGCACAGAGTATGTGTAAAGTGTGGTTATTATAGAAATAATCAATATTTAGAATTAGGATTATAG
- the acpP gene encoding acyl carrier protein, protein MDQSEIFKKVRAIISEQLDKKEDEITMESRFVEDLGADSLDIYELLYLLEEAFDDKIPENEASEFETIGDVVAFIEKKKG, encoded by the coding sequence ATGGATCAAAGTGAGATTTTTAAAAAAGTTAGGGCTATTATATCCGAGCAGCTTGATAAAAAGGAAGACGAAATTACCATGGAATCAAGGTTTGTTGAGGATCTTGGTGCAGATAGTCTTGATATTTATGAGCTTTTATACTTACTTGAAGAAGCATTTGATGATAAGATCCCAGAAAATGAGGCTAGTGAATTTGAAACTATAGGTGATGTTGTTGCTTTTATTGAGAAAAAAAAGGGTTAG
- the rnc gene encoding ribonuclease III, translated as MGSAVVKLDVARRRKLDEFLMGLHIDFNDIDLLNMSLSHSSYANEFDQKYANNERLEFLGDSVLNLIITDYLYRFYPEKSEGELSKARSYIVSEESLSSIARELNLGNYILLGRGEENNDGRNKKGILADTIEAFVGALYLDGGFLKVLDFVIELFEVHIRLMFNRGDFKDYKSLLQEYVQKKYKVSPSYKLAKELGPDHNKVFCVELYVNDKFISNGKGKSKKEAEMIAAEMALKNISNIAL; from the coding sequence ATGGGTTCTGCTGTAGTGAAGTTGGATGTAGCTCGAAGAAGGAAATTAGATGAGTTCTTAATGGGTTTGCATATTGATTTTAATGATATTGATTTGCTAAATATGTCTTTAAGTCATTCATCATATGCAAATGAATTTGATCAAAAATATGCTAATAATGAGAGATTAGAATTTTTAGGAGATTCTGTTCTTAATCTTATTATTACAGATTATTTGTATAGATTTTATCCTGAAAAGAGTGAAGGTGAACTTAGTAAGGCTAGATCTTATATTGTTAGTGAAGAATCTCTCTCTAGTATTGCTCGTGAACTTAACCTTGGTAATTATATTTTACTTGGTAGGGGTGAGGAAAATAATGATGGACGCAATAAGAAGGGTATTCTTGCAGATACTATTGAGGCTTTTGTTGGAGCATTATATCTTGATGGTGGGTTTTTAAAAGTCTTAGATTTTGTAATAGAGCTATTTGAAGTTCATATAAGGTTAATGTTTAATCGTGGCGATTTTAAAGACTATAAAAGTCTTTTGCAAGAATATGTACAAAAAAAATATAAAGTTTCCCCAAGTTATAAATTAGCTAAAGAGTTAGGGCCTGATCATAATAAAGTTTTTTGTGTTGAACTTTATGTTAATGATAAATTTATATCTAATGGGAAAGGAAAATCTAAAAAAGAAGCTGAAATGATAGCAGCTGAAATGGCGCTTAAGAATATTTCAAATATTGCTCTTTAA
- a CDS encoding CCA tRNA nucleotidyltransferase: MNLGTNTKEIMKISKIFNNNNYEFFLVGGALRDLLLKKIPDDFDFTTNATPEEIMRLFPNNIQTGIKHGTISIIFNKKIFEVTTYRIDIDYENKRAPKTIKFTNNLNEDLKRRDFTINSIAMDILNCKIIDCYNGKQDLNKKIIKCIGEPNKRFEEDALRILRAARFASTLDFTIDQNTLISMQYKKANILFLSKERINNEFIKLLEGKNPIKGINYLQKIHFFKNFFNIEINKKLKKKITSLNKNKFYLKAIVIFTIKKDIPSLRENLKLLRFSNKDIKLILFYKTVINEIKDLRVKKLHDIRILLNKATKENYKEILDIYKALKGKDNKLRFILNKIKRKKLLKDPLSLKDLKINGNDIKDLQLTDNKNIGEILKHLLREVLTNPKLNKKKTLIKKIKEQYLKYS; this comes from the coding sequence ATGAATTTAGGCACTAATACCAAAGAGATAATGAAAATTAGTAAAATCTTTAATAATAATAATTATGAATTTTTCCTAGTTGGAGGTGCTTTAAGAGACTTGCTTCTTAAAAAAATACCTGATGATTTTGACTTCACAACAAATGCAACTCCAGAAGAAATAATGCGACTATTTCCAAATAATATACAAACAGGAATAAAACATGGAACAATAAGCATTATTTTTAATAAAAAAATTTTTGAAGTTACAACTTATAGAATAGACATAGACTACGAAAATAAAAGAGCTCCTAAAACAATAAAATTCACAAACAACTTAAATGAAGATCTTAAAAGAAGAGATTTTACAATAAACTCAATTGCAATGGATATACTGAACTGTAAAATAATAGATTGCTATAATGGCAAACAAGACCTTAATAAAAAAATAATAAAATGTATAGGAGAACCAAACAAAAGATTCGAAGAAGACGCTCTTAGAATACTTAGAGCCGCAAGGTTCGCATCCACACTTGATTTCACAATTGATCAAAATACACTAATCTCTATGCAATATAAGAAAGCAAATATCCTATTTCTATCAAAAGAAAGAATAAATAATGAATTTATTAAACTTCTAGAAGGAAAAAATCCAATAAAGGGAATCAATTATTTACAAAAAATACATTTTTTCAAAAATTTTTTCAATATAGAAATAAATAAAAAATTAAAAAAGAAAATCACTAGTTTAAACAAAAACAAATTTTATTTAAAAGCAATAGTTATTTTTACAATCAAAAAAGATATACCTTCTTTAAGAGAAAATTTAAAATTGCTCAGATTTTCAAATAAAGACATCAAATTAATATTATTCTATAAGACAGTTATTAATGAAATTAAAGATTTAAGAGTTAAGAAATTACATGATATCAGGATCCTATTAAACAAAGCCACTAAAGAAAACTATAAAGAAATACTTGACATATATAAAGCTCTTAAAGGAAAAGATAATAAACTTAGGTTTATACTTAATAAAATAAAAAGAAAAAAATTGCTAAAAGATCCCTTATCTTTAAAAGACCTAAAAATAAATGGCAATGATATCAAAGACCTTCAATTAACAGACAATAAAAATATCGGAGAAATACTCAAACATCTATTAAGAGAAGTACTAACTAATCCCAAATTAAACAAAAAAAAGACTCTAATTAAAAAAATTAAAGAGCAATATTTGAAATATTCTTAA
- the mltG gene encoding endolytic transglycosylase MltG encodes MAIKRILISLFILFIISFLLVFFLYFLNSSPFKSDLIYEFEVQKGWGVKKIAGELKKRGLIRSDKLLIAIAYFFGSDKNFKEGKYLINGGCSTFDVYREFLKGRPILSINITIPEGYTGRRIALKLNELGIISDVQSFLDLISDVRFISELGLSYDSLEGFLFPDTYKFYKGMDIKEIIRIFVNNFFSKLDSIGIEHKSYSSEELYNKVIVASIVEREYRVKSEAPIMASVFYNRIKSNMALQSCATIEYIITEELRKTHPTRIYFSDLEINSAYNTYINKGYPPGPISNAGIVSLKAAFFPDNTNYLFFVVEDPKIGTHKFSSVYNDHLLAVKSYIRNFITKD; translated from the coding sequence ATGGCAATAAAAAGAATTCTCATTTCCCTTTTTATATTATTTATTATTTCATTTCTTTTAGTATTTTTTTTATATTTTTTAAATTCTTCTCCTTTTAAATCTGATTTGATATATGAGTTTGAAGTTCAAAAGGGGTGGGGAGTAAAAAAAATTGCTGGGGAACTTAAGAAAAGGGGATTAATTAGGTCTGACAAATTGTTAATTGCCATTGCCTATTTTTTTGGTAGTGATAAAAATTTTAAAGAAGGCAAATATTTAATCAATGGTGGTTGTTCTACTTTTGATGTGTATAGAGAATTTTTGAAAGGTAGGCCTATACTTTCTATTAATATTACCATACCCGAGGGATATACTGGCAGAAGAATAGCTTTAAAGCTTAATGAATTAGGCATTATTAGTGATGTACAGAGTTTTCTTGATTTAATAAGTGATGTCAGATTTATTAGTGAACTTGGACTTAGTTATGATTCTCTTGAAGGGTTTTTATTTCCAGATACTTATAAATTTTATAAGGGTATGGATATTAAGGAAATAATTCGAATTTTTGTTAATAATTTTTTTAGTAAACTTGATTCTATTGGCATAGAACATAAATCTTATTCTAGTGAAGAACTTTACAATAAAGTGATTGTTGCTTCTATTGTTGAGCGTGAATATCGAGTTAAGAGTGAAGCACCAATAATGGCATCCGTTTTTTACAATAGGATAAAGTCTAATATGGCATTACAGTCTTGTGCTACAATTGAGTATATTATTACCGAAGAACTAAGGAAAACTCATCCTACAAGAATTTATTTTTCTGATTTAGAGATTAATTCTGCATATAATACTTATATTAATAAAGGTTATCCTCCCGGTCCAATTTCTAACGCTGGGATTGTATCTCTAAAGGCAGCCTTTTTCCCAGATAACACAAATTATTTATTTTTTGTCGTAGAGGATCCTAAGATTGGAACTCATAAATTCTCTTCAGTTTATAATGACCATCTCTTGGCTGTAAAGAGTTATATTCGTAATTTTATTACCAAGGATTAA
- the dnaG gene encoding DNA primase produces the protein MEYAKVIDLIKQRVDIVDLIGERVILVKSGSSYKGLCPFHAEKTPSFSITPAQGLFYCFGCKKGGDVIKFLMDIEKLDYNAAVKSLCSRIGIIYDGLKKTIGSKKEIHAKTIVSKIYNLNFKLIKTFSFFLNHSPEVLDYILQGRGISKGVIDLFNIGYLHCDVPGKFNFYDFLVSKGYSDEILNKSGLFSKKKQRFSILSGRLIFPIRDFKGNVVGFGGRGLADNKGPKYINLSATEVFKKRELLYGFYEGFSVIKESKSVILTEGYIDVLSFFTAGVKIAVSTLGTSFSREHFALIKRYADKIVICFDDDDAGLLATFNAYRICLPFEIDVSVIKMKHGVDPADVLKNKGVCVLKDMINDSCEAFEYLLEKYSGKYDFSKTTDLNSMIRMFITLISLSSTNTQRDLLLAKLESRVGIRLETLREDYYNMRERSAVESYKRNAYSYEINTYERYLLVALLKDFNYFTIIRRNINDSDLYDIDVKKIFMCFEYLFENNEDFSLLNLKESLKNSKYSVSEVFFENMLRVEFEVDYEMVKQILFAIKKRKVENRILEFKEMSRNDVLINAKDQIRELMFLNMQRENLRIYFNE, from the coding sequence ATGGAGTATGCTAAGGTTATAGATTTGATTAAACAAAGGGTGGATATTGTAGATTTAATAGGCGAGCGTGTTATATTAGTTAAATCAGGATCGTCTTATAAGGGACTTTGTCCTTTTCATGCAGAAAAAACACCTTCTTTTTCTATAACCCCTGCTCAGGGACTTTTTTATTGTTTTGGATGTAAGAAGGGAGGAGATGTCATCAAATTTTTGATGGATATTGAAAAGCTTGATTATAATGCTGCTGTTAAGTCTTTGTGTAGTAGGATAGGTATTATATATGATGGGTTGAAGAAAACCATTGGTTCTAAGAAGGAGATTCATGCTAAAACAATAGTTTCAAAGATATATAATTTGAACTTTAAATTGATTAAGACTTTTTCATTTTTTTTAAATCATAGTCCAGAGGTTTTGGATTATATTTTGCAAGGTAGGGGTATATCTAAAGGGGTTATCGATTTATTTAATATTGGATATTTGCACTGCGATGTCCCAGGTAAGTTTAATTTTTATGATTTTTTAGTTTCTAAAGGATATTCTGATGAAATTTTGAATAAAAGTGGTTTGTTTTCAAAAAAAAAACAGAGATTTTCAATTTTATCTGGAAGATTAATTTTCCCAATCAGAGATTTTAAAGGCAATGTGGTAGGATTTGGAGGTAGAGGTTTAGCTGATAATAAGGGGCCTAAGTATATTAATTTAAGTGCGACAGAGGTTTTTAAAAAGAGAGAGTTGCTTTATGGATTTTATGAAGGTTTTTCTGTAATTAAGGAGAGTAAATCTGTAATTTTAACAGAAGGATATATAGATGTGCTCTCTTTTTTTACAGCTGGTGTAAAGATTGCAGTTTCTACACTTGGTACTTCTTTTTCAAGGGAACATTTTGCTTTAATTAAGAGATATGCGGATAAAATAGTGATATGTTTTGATGATGATGATGCTGGACTTTTGGCTACTTTTAATGCTTATCGTATTTGTTTGCCGTTTGAAATTGATGTAAGTGTTATTAAGATGAAGCACGGAGTTGATCCTGCAGATGTTTTGAAGAATAAAGGTGTTTGTGTCTTAAAAGATATGATTAATGATAGTTGTGAGGCTTTTGAATATCTTTTGGAGAAATATTCAGGTAAATATGATTTTAGTAAAACAACAGATTTAAATAGTATGATTAGAATGTTTATAACTTTGATAAGTTTGTCAAGCACTAATACACAAAGAGATCTTCTTTTAGCAAAACTTGAGAGTAGGGTAGGTATTAGGTTAGAAACCTTAAGAGAAGATTATTATAATATGAGAGAAAGGAGTGCAGTTGAAAGTTATAAGAGAAACGCATATTCTTATGAGATCAATACCTATGAGAGATATTTATTAGTTGCCTTATTGAAAGACTTTAATTATTTTACTATAATAAGGCGTAATATTAATGATAGTGACTTGTATGACATTGATGTAAAAAAAATTTTTATGTGTTTTGAGTACCTATTTGAAAATAATGAAGATTTTTCATTGCTTAATTTAAAAGAATCATTAAAAAATAGTAAATATAGTGTTAGTGAAGTTTTTTTTGAAAATATGCTACGAGTAGAGTTTGAAGTGGATTATGAGATGGTTAAGCAAATTTTGTTTGCAATAAAAAAGAGAAAGGTAGAAAATAGAATCCTAGAATTTAAAGAGATGAGTAGAAATGATGTTTTAATAAATGCTAAGGACCAAATAAGAGAATTGATGTTTTTAAATATGCAAAGAGAAAATTTGAGGATATATTTTAATGAATAG
- the rpoD gene encoding RNA polymerase sigma factor RpoD: MNSVENKDLQAFKKKNSKIIKDILSHLGDKKAITFEDLSIFLSGDMLESENIDYIYGVLEHEGISLINEKMETDICDIDEFDEASKLDSQCMMIDDSVHSDDDVDDKLDEFDDEILDKEDFSSGYIKSGLLKDSNSEDPIRLYLKEIGKEFLLTGNQEVELAKQMDSGESIIENILKNEGLVIENYYNLVDAIYSRVDKEEFFKKDKEREKDNSFDYYNKKKRITSFYKASLKPFQDRLIKYIENKRRLYELGEDIFEESINNERLCIKEMLKSVPLYQEELRIFADDYIDSASKIRDLKRQQKSILDRLKIDKVRNLRILGRDLAIPERRERIEKALNMREDLIKEQITEAQLAQKELERIEMYYEYPMDKIISMSEEILKGKQMMQHAKDQLIKANLRLVVSIAKKYANRGLHFFDLVQEGNIGLIKAVEKFEYKRGFKFSTYATWWIRQAITRSISDQARTIRVPVHMIEQINRLNRETRYLVQVLGKDPTDEELSARLGWDLKKVKTVKNVSREPVSLETPIGEEEDSVLSDFIEDKAIKNPAKHTSFVVLQDQIRSVLGTLPEREQEVVKMRFGLEDGYSLTLEEVGLHFNVTRERIRQIESKALRRLKNPKKTQKLKDYLEDLN; encoded by the coding sequence ATGAATAGTGTAGAAAATAAAGATTTACAGGCTTTTAAGAAAAAGAATTCAAAAATAATAAAGGACATTTTAAGTCATTTGGGAGACAAAAAGGCAATTACTTTTGAGGATTTGTCCATCTTTTTATCAGGTGATATGTTGGAATCTGAAAATATTGATTATATTTATGGAGTTCTTGAACATGAGGGGATAAGTTTGATTAATGAAAAAATGGAGACTGATATATGTGATATTGATGAATTTGATGAAGCAAGTAAACTTGATAGTCAGTGTATGATGATAGATGATTCTGTTCACAGTGATGATGATGTTGATGATAAATTAGATGAATTTGATGATGAGATTTTAGATAAGGAAGATTTTAGTTCAGGGTATATTAAGAGTGGTTTATTAAAAGATAGTAATTCTGAAGATCCGATAAGACTTTATTTAAAGGAAATAGGAAAAGAATTTTTGTTAACTGGAAATCAAGAAGTTGAGCTTGCAAAGCAAATGGATTCTGGTGAGAGCATAATTGAGAATATTCTTAAAAATGAAGGACTGGTTATAGAAAATTATTATAATTTGGTTGATGCTATTTATTCAAGGGTAGACAAAGAAGAATTTTTTAAGAAAGATAAGGAAAGGGAAAAAGATAATAGTTTTGATTATTATAACAAAAAAAAAAGGATCACTTCTTTTTATAAAGCTTCATTAAAACCATTTCAGGATCGTTTGATAAAGTATATTGAAAATAAACGTAGATTGTATGAACTTGGAGAAGATATTTTCGAGGAGAGTATTAATAATGAGAGGCTTTGTATAAAAGAAATGCTTAAGTCTGTTCCTTTATATCAAGAAGAGTTACGAATTTTTGCAGATGATTACATTGATTCTGCTAGCAAAATAAGAGATTTAAAAAGGCAGCAAAAGTCTATATTGGACAGATTAAAGATAGATAAAGTACGTAATCTTAGAATTTTGGGGAGAGATTTAGCTATTCCTGAGAGACGGGAGAGAATAGAGAAAGCTTTAAATATGCGAGAAGATCTTATTAAAGAACAAATTACAGAAGCTCAACTTGCTCAAAAGGAGCTTGAGAGGATTGAGATGTATTATGAATATCCAATGGATAAGATAATAAGTATGTCCGAAGAAATCCTTAAGGGTAAGCAGATGATGCAACATGCAAAAGATCAGTTAATTAAGGCTAACTTGAGACTTGTGGTAAGTATTGCTAAAAAGTATGCTAATAGAGGATTGCATTTTTTTGATCTTGTTCAAGAGGGTAATATTGGTTTAATTAAGGCGGTTGAAAAATTTGAGTATAAGCGAGGCTTTAAGTTTTCTACTTATGCTACATGGTGGATTCGTCAAGCAATAACGAGGTCAATTTCAGATCAGGCTCGTACCATTCGTGTGCCTGTTCACATGATTGAACAGATAAATAGATTGAATAGAGAGACAAGATATTTGGTTCAAGTATTAGGTAAAGATCCAACAGATGAAGAATTATCAGCTAGACTTGGGTGGGATCTTAAAAAGGTAAAAACTGTAAAAAATGTTTCAAGAGAACCCGTTTCGCTTGAAACTCCGATTGGGGAAGAAGAAGATTCTGTGCTTAGTGATTTTATTGAAGATAAGGCTATAAAAAATCCGGCAAAACATACATCTTTTGTGGTCTTACAAGATCAAATAAGATCAGTTCTTGGGACTCTTCCAGAAAGAGAACAGGAAGTTGTGAAGATGAGATTTGGTCTTGAAGATGGATATTCTTTAACTCTTGAAGAAGTTGGATTGCATTTTAACGTTACAAGAGAAAGAATTAGGCAGATTGAGTCTAAGGCTTTAAGGCGACTTAAAAATCCTAAAAAAACTCAAAAACTTAAAGATTATTTAGAAGATTTAAATTGA
- a CDS encoding zinc ribbon domain-containing protein has protein sequence MESNIDVLKNLEGIYKDKFELEERQKNIPKYLQTKKAQIDGLIEALAELQFKFKEYQKEDAFLKLDIQDINVRKGKAEEKIDSIKTQREYEALEKELQTIIDDEVAIRKKMTHITGLKTKLDREIADVKNKLEVEQDIYSAESNELENELLEIVRKLDSIRYEEEKYASRMDEDFLFKFQRIIRNKSNGVVPLVENVCKGCHMILPVEFANKVRREPDDIKFCPYCSRILYYQDKFEVGLEMVPGGLADLI, from the coding sequence ATGGAAAGTAATATTGATGTATTGAAAAATCTTGAAGGTATATATAAAGATAAGTTCGAGCTTGAGGAAAGGCAAAAAAATATTCCTAAATATTTGCAAACCAAGAAGGCCCAAATTGATGGACTTATTGAAGCTCTTGCTGAATTACAATTCAAATTTAAAGAATATCAAAAAGAAGATGCATTTTTAAAATTAGATATTCAAGATATTAATGTGAGAAAAGGTAAAGCAGAAGAGAAAATTGATAGCATTAAAACTCAAAGGGAATATGAAGCTCTTGAGAAAGAGTTGCAGACTATTATTGATGATGAAGTTGCTATTAGGAAGAAAATGACACATATTACTGGGCTTAAGACGAAATTGGATAGGGAAATAGCAGATGTTAAAAATAAGCTTGAAGTTGAGCAAGATATTTATTCTGCCGAGAGCAATGAACTTGAGAATGAGCTTTTAGAGATTGTAAGAAAGCTTGATTCTATAAGATATGAAGAGGAAAAATATGCTTCTCGAATGGATGAGGACTTTTTGTTTAAATTTCAAAGGATTATTAGGAATAAATCCAATGGGGTTGTGCCTTTGGTTGAAAATGTTTGCAAAGGTTGTCATATGATACTTCCTGTTGAGTTTGCTAATAAGGTAAGGCGTGAACCGGATGATATTAAGTTTTGTCCTTATTGCAGTAGAATACTTTATTATCAAGATAAATTTGAAGTTGGTTTAGAAATGGTTCCTGGTGGTTTGGCAGATCTTATATAA
- a CDS encoding tetratricopeptide repeat protein, with amino-acid sequence MRINYLKCTFYLIISLSLLFFIFYFLSYFKTFSNSYLKAGPTEVNLLVLWDNREYKEIIDYAENGLKENKFDFNLHLLLGFSYFYYSLMLNDSYLKNQFLDNAIERLRFLMSINDDVPMSSLYYILGKAYAHKGEYYSDLSVRYLSKALYAGSFDFISVKDDIFEYLGYSYQLLRDYNLSLKFFEKAYKENKSDLVLWSLAYVNYKTGNIDRSVEYINKFLHEQNESLRDDNLMQKVYLLYGDIYLEKNAYEDAFNCYDKVLKINSLNPNVYVKIGDIYRRRDKDYPKARKYWREALSINPYLEEARERLKISLEDF; translated from the coding sequence ATGAGAATCAATTATCTAAAATGTACTTTTTATTTGATTATAAGTTTATCACTTTTATTTTTTATTTTTTATTTTTTATCTTATTTTAAGACTTTTTCCAACTCTTATTTAAAAGCAGGTCCGACTGAGGTAAATTTACTTGTTCTTTGGGATAATAGAGAATATAAAGAAATAATAGATTATGCTGAGAATGGCCTTAAAGAAAACAAGTTTGATTTTAATCTTCATTTGCTTCTTGGATTTTCATATTTTTATTATTCCTTAATGTTAAATGATAGTTACTTGAAAAATCAATTTTTGGACAATGCAATAGAAAGATTACGGTTTTTAATGTCAATTAATGATGATGTTCCTATGAGTTCTCTTTATTATATTTTGGGCAAGGCTTATGCGCATAAGGGTGAGTATTATAGTGATCTTTCTGTTAGATATTTAAGTAAAGCTTTATATGCAGGTAGCTTTGACTTTATAAGTGTAAAGGATGATATTTTTGAGTATCTAGGATATTCTTATCAACTTTTAAGAGATTATAATCTTAGCTTAAAGTTTTTTGAGAAGGCTTATAAAGAGAATAAATCTGATCTTGTGCTTTGGAGTTTGGCGTATGTTAATTATAAGACGGGCAATATTGATAGGAGTGTTGAGTATATAAATAAATTTTTACATGAACAGAATGAATCATTAAGAGATGATAATTTAATGCAAAAGGTGTATTTATTGTACGGAGACATTTATTTGGAAAAGAATGCTTATGAGGATGCTTTTAATTGTTATGATAAAGTCTTGAAAATTAATAGTTTAAATCCTAATGTTTATGTTAAAATAGGAGACATATATAGAAGAAGAGATAAAGATTATCCTAAGGCAAGAAAATATTGGAGAGAAGCGTTAAGCATTAATCCTTATTTAGAAGAAGCAAGGGAGAGGCTTAAAATTAGCCTAGAGGATTTTTAG